A window of Numenius arquata chromosome 6, bNumArq3.hap1.1, whole genome shotgun sequence contains these coding sequences:
- the EMC7 gene encoding endoplasmic reticulum membrane protein complex subunit 7, translating to MRGGGGAMAARSGAARPVLPLLLLWLCISPLPDGACGSEAVGAAESPGVAGPGERFKIEGRAVVPGVKPQDWIAGARVLVDGEEHVGFLKTDGSFVVHDVPSGSYVVEVISPAHKFEPVRVDITSKGKMRARYVNYIKTSEVVRLPYPLQMKSSGPPSYFIKRESWGWTDFLMNPMVMMMVLPLLIFVLLPKVVNTSDPDMRREMEQSMNMLNSNHELPDVSEFMTRLFSSKSSSKSGSSSSKAGKSSSGKRR from the exons ATGCGCGGAGGCGGTGGCGCGATGGCGGCGCGGAGCGGTGCGGCCCGCCCGGtgctcccgctgctgctgctctggctttGTATCTCGCCGCTGCCCGACGGTGCCTGTGGCTCGGAGGCGGTCGGGGCAGCGGAGTCGCCGGGCGTCGCGGGCCCCGGGGAGCGGTTTAAGATCGAGGGCCGGGCCGTGGTGCCCGGGGTGAAGCCGCAGGACTGGATCGCCGGGGCCCGGGTGCTGGTGGACGGGGAGGAGCACGTCGGCTTCCTGAA GACCGATGGAAGTTTTGTGGTTCATGATGTACCTTCAGGATCTTACGTAGTGGAAGTTATATCCCCTGCTCATAAATTTGAGCCCGTGCGAGTTGACATAACTTCAAAAGGCAAAATGAG AGCAAGATATGTGAATTACATCAAAACCTCTGAAGTTGTCAGGCTGCCGTACCCACTCCAGATGAAATCTTCTGGACCTCCTTCATACTTTATAAAGAGAGAATCTTGGGGATGGACAGATTTCCTCATGAACCCTATG gtgatgatgatggttCTTCCATTACTGATATTTGTGCTTTTGCCTAAAGTTGTCAACACCAGTGATCCTGATATGAGACGG GAAATGGAGCAGTCAATGAACATGCTGAATTCCAACCATGAGCTGCCTGATGTCTCTGAATTCATGACAAGACTTTTCTCTTCAAAATCTTCCAGCAAGTCTGGTAGTAGCAGCAGTAAAGCAGGGAAAAGTAGTTCTGGGAAAAGGAGGTAG